The following coding sequences lie in one Dendropsophus ebraccatus isolate aDenEbr1 unplaced genomic scaffold, aDenEbr1.pat pat_scaffold_1268_ctg1, whole genome shotgun sequence genomic window:
- the LOC138775047 gene encoding glutathione synthetase-like isoform X1 codes for MADLWTDVFSDAKLLEEIVPVAIDTALLQGIVMRTKESPNSSDVVNFAPFTLLPSPVPRTLFEQAKSVQEDFNLLVDRLSQNPSFLENTLSSTIKVDDFIEKLFKVYRHVLSEGLAQAVFLGINRSDYMFDCRADGTTALKQIEINTIAASFGGLSSQTPAVHQHVLKALGKPEDVSNVLSNNPSLGISRGIARAWELYGSQRAVVMFLVENVQRNIFDHRYIENELWNRNIKVIRRRLTDVYERGSLDEKRCLYVDGYEVAVAYFRTGYMPQDYSEQAWEARLMMERSRAVKCPDIATQLVGTKKVQQELSRPLVLEKFLPDQPKAVSRIRETFAGLYSLDIGEEGDHTVKIAMANPEQYVLKPQREGGGNNIYGDEIREVLERVKDSTERTSYILMDKIKPQPVRNCLLRANGKIQLSECISELGIFGVYVRQGEKLVLNERVGHLLRTKATEHADGGVAAGVAVLDNPYLV; via the exons ATGGCTGACTTATGGACGGATGTATTTAGTGATGCCAAGTTGCTGGAGGAGATAGTCCCCGTTGCCATTGATACCGCTCTCCTGCAAGGGATTGTCATGAGAACAAAGGAAAGCCCAAACTCGTCCGAT GTGGTGAATTTTGCTCCGTTCACGTTGCTTCCTTCTCCTGTACCAAGAACCCTCTTTGAGCAAGCAAAGTCTGTCCAAGAAGATTTTAACCTGTTGGTGGATCGTCTCAGCCAGAACCCCTCATTCCTGGAGAATACACTTtcaag CACCATAAAAGTGGACGACTTCATCGAGAAGCTTTTTAAGGTTTACAGACACGTGCTGAGTGAAGGCCTGGCTCAG gctgtgtttttaggcatcAATCGCTCAGACTACATGTTTGACTGCAGAGCGGATGGGACCACGGCTCTGAAACAGATTGAGATTAATACTATTGCTGCCAGCTTTGGGGGCCTCTCGTCTCAGACGCCTGCGGTGCACCA ACACGTCCTAAAGGCTCTTGGGAAACCAGAGGACGTTAGTAACGTTCTGTCAAACAACCCGTCACTTGGGATATCCCGCGGGATTGCCAGAGCCTGGGAACTGTATGGATCACAAAG GGCTGTCGTCATGTTTTTGGTTGAGAACGTACAGAGAAACATATTTGATCACCGCTATATTGAGAATGAACTGTGGAACAG AAATATCAAAGTGATCAGGAGACGCTTGACAGACGTCTATGAGAGGGGATCTCTGGATGAGAAGAGATGTCTATATGT AGACGGATATGAAGTGGCAGTGGCCTATTTCAGAACAGGATACATGCCTCAGGATTACAGCGAGCAG GCTTGGGAAGCTCGGCTTATGATGGAACGATCCCGAGCGGTAAAATGTCCCGATATAGCAACCCAGCTGGTCGGTACCAAGAAAGTGCAACAGGAACTGAGCCGCCCGCTTGTACTGGAAAAGTTCCTGCCCGACCAACCGAAGGCTGTGTCCCGAATCCGAGAGACATTTGCAGGCCTGTACTCCTTGGATATT GGCGAAGAAGGTGACCACACTGTGAAAATTGCAATGGCAAACCCAGAGCAATATGTATTAAAACCCCAAAGAGAAGGCGGAG GAAACAATATCTATGGTGATGAAATAAGAGAAGTACTAGAAAGGGTTAAGGACAGCACAGAGCGCACGTCTTACATACTCATGGATAAGATCAAGCCTCAGCCGGTAAGGAACTGTCTTCTGAGAGCCAATGGCAAAATACAGTTGTCAGAATGCATCAGCGAGCTGGGGATATTCGGCGTATATGTAAG ACAGGGTGAAAAGCTGGTTCTCAATGAACGCGTGGGCCATCTCCTCCGGACGAAAGCCACCGAACATGCTGACGGTGGGGTGGCAGCTGGCGTCGCAGTCCTGGACAATCCCTACCTTGTTTAA
- the LOC138775047 gene encoding glutathione synthetase-like isoform X2, producing MADLWTDVFSDAKLLEEIVPVAIDTALLQGIVMRTKESPNSSDVVNFAPFTLLPSPVPRTLFEQAKSVQEDFNLLVDRLSQNPSFLENTLSSTIKVDDFIEKLFKVYRHVLSEGLAQAVFLGINRSDYMFDCRADGTTALKQIEINTIAASFGGLSSQTPAVHQHVLKALGKPEDVSNVLSNNPSLGISRGIARAWELYGSQRAVVMFLVENVQRNIFDHRYIENELWNRNIKVIRRRLTDVYERGSLDEKRCLYVDGYEVAVAYFRTGYMPQDYSEQAWEARLMMERSRAVKCPDIATQLVGTKKVQQELSRPLVLEKFLPDQPKAVSRIRETFAGLYSLDIGEEGDHTVKIAMANPEQYVLKPQREGGGNNIYGDEIREVLERVKDSTERTSYILMDKIKPQPTG from the exons ATGGCTGACTTATGGACGGATGTATTTAGTGATGCCAAGTTGCTGGAGGAGATAGTCCCCGTTGCCATTGATACCGCTCTCCTGCAAGGGATTGTCATGAGAACAAAGGAAAGCCCAAACTCGTCCGAT GTGGTGAATTTTGCTCCGTTCACGTTGCTTCCTTCTCCTGTACCAAGAACCCTCTTTGAGCAAGCAAAGTCTGTCCAAGAAGATTTTAACCTGTTGGTGGATCGTCTCAGCCAGAACCCCTCATTCCTGGAGAATACACTTtcaag CACCATAAAAGTGGACGACTTCATCGAGAAGCTTTTTAAGGTTTACAGACACGTGCTGAGTGAAGGCCTGGCTCAG gctgtgtttttaggcatcAATCGCTCAGACTACATGTTTGACTGCAGAGCGGATGGGACCACGGCTCTGAAACAGATTGAGATTAATACTATTGCTGCCAGCTTTGGGGGCCTCTCGTCTCAGACGCCTGCGGTGCACCA ACACGTCCTAAAGGCTCTTGGGAAACCAGAGGACGTTAGTAACGTTCTGTCAAACAACCCGTCACTTGGGATATCCCGCGGGATTGCCAGAGCCTGGGAACTGTATGGATCACAAAG GGCTGTCGTCATGTTTTTGGTTGAGAACGTACAGAGAAACATATTTGATCACCGCTATATTGAGAATGAACTGTGGAACAG AAATATCAAAGTGATCAGGAGACGCTTGACAGACGTCTATGAGAGGGGATCTCTGGATGAGAAGAGATGTCTATATGT AGACGGATATGAAGTGGCAGTGGCCTATTTCAGAACAGGATACATGCCTCAGGATTACAGCGAGCAG GCTTGGGAAGCTCGGCTTATGATGGAACGATCCCGAGCGGTAAAATGTCCCGATATAGCAACCCAGCTGGTCGGTACCAAGAAAGTGCAACAGGAACTGAGCCGCCCGCTTGTACTGGAAAAGTTCCTGCCCGACCAACCGAAGGCTGTGTCCCGAATCCGAGAGACATTTGCAGGCCTGTACTCCTTGGATATT GGCGAAGAAGGTGACCACACTGTGAAAATTGCAATGGCAAACCCAGAGCAATATGTATTAAAACCCCAAAGAGAAGGCGGAG GAAACAATATCTATGGTGATGAAATAAGAGAAGTACTAGAAAGGGTTAAGGACAGCACAGAGCGCACGTCTTACATACTCATGGATAAGATCAAGCCTCAGCCG ACAGGGTGA